The Catenuloplanes niger genome includes a window with the following:
- a CDS encoding AraC-like ligand-binding domain-containing protein — MPGNLETFQDELAASGFPPMVNKLAGAGFRGRVATRDLGPLRLVSLDTPESACVGRERDASDGENLAVKVMARGRTRIAQGRGDADLGPADLVLLDPTRTFRFESTASAHVTILVPRRELRIRPAQLDRLIGVRIDGSHGPGALVSVLARESARTAGGFREAEALRSAAAVVELIAVALEARLGDEQPAPDERLRNRIAGYIEARLADPGLSPPGIAAAHHISVRRLHKLFEDQPFTVAALIRRRRLERCRAELAGGERTVTAVAARWGFADPTHFSKLFKTTYGYNARALVTSNRARTTRTRTAGPEQDGGHQGRQ; from the coding sequence GTGCCCGGAAACCTTGAGACGTTCCAGGACGAGCTGGCCGCGAGCGGGTTTCCGCCGATGGTCAACAAGCTGGCCGGGGCCGGCTTCCGGGGCCGGGTCGCCACCCGTGACCTCGGGCCGTTGCGGCTGGTCTCCCTCGACACGCCCGAGAGCGCCTGTGTCGGGCGGGAGCGCGACGCCTCCGACGGCGAGAACCTGGCGGTCAAGGTGATGGCCCGGGGCCGGACGCGGATCGCGCAGGGGCGCGGCGACGCCGACCTCGGGCCGGCCGACCTGGTGCTGCTCGATCCCACGCGTACGTTCCGGTTCGAGAGCACCGCCTCGGCGCACGTCACCATCCTGGTGCCGCGCCGCGAGCTTCGGATACGGCCCGCGCAGCTCGACCGGCTCATCGGCGTACGCATCGACGGCAGTCACGGTCCCGGCGCTCTCGTCTCCGTGCTGGCCCGGGAGTCGGCGCGGACGGCGGGCGGGTTCCGCGAGGCGGAGGCGCTGCGGTCGGCGGCGGCCGTCGTCGAGCTGATCGCGGTCGCGTTGGAGGCCCGGCTGGGCGACGAGCAACCCGCGCCGGACGAGAGGCTGCGGAACCGGATCGCCGGCTACATCGAGGCACGGCTGGCCGATCCCGGCCTGTCCCCGCCCGGCATCGCCGCCGCCCACCACATCTCCGTACGCCGGCTGCACAAGCTGTTCGAGGATCAGCCGTTCACCGTCGCGGCCCTGATCCGGCGCCGCCGCCTGGAGCGCTGCCGGGCGGAGCTGGCCGGCGGCGAACGTACGGTCACCGCCGTGGCCGCCCGGTGGGGGTTCGCCGATCCCACCCATTTCAGCAAGCTTTTCAAGACGACGTACGGCTACAACGCCCGCGCACTGGTGACCAGCAACCGTGCGCGGACGACCAGGACGCGCACGGCCGGCCCGGAACAGGATGGTGGTCACCAAGGCAGGCAGTAG
- a CDS encoding cupin domain-containing protein, which translates to MAKVNIVRPGEGEILGSGAQRIRILESGEHTDHRLGFAEVTIPPGTPSPLQHRHAQHDEGFYVLAGTFRFTVGEEQYDAGPGTWVIVPTGAPHTFANVGDENAVMLNTFTPDLYVQYFRDFKAMIDSGQPVNAETMAPLWKNYATEISSEYAS; encoded by the coding sequence ATGGCGAAGGTGAACATCGTCCGCCCAGGTGAGGGCGAGATCCTCGGCAGCGGGGCGCAGCGGATCCGGATCCTGGAGAGCGGCGAGCACACCGACCACCGGCTGGGGTTCGCCGAGGTCACCATTCCGCCGGGCACACCGAGCCCGTTGCAGCACCGCCACGCCCAGCACGACGAGGGCTTCTACGTGCTGGCGGGCACGTTCCGGTTCACCGTCGGCGAGGAGCAGTACGACGCCGGACCGGGCACCTGGGTCATCGTGCCGACCGGGGCGCCGCACACGTTCGCCAACGTCGGCGACGAGAACGCGGTCATGCTGAACACGTTCACGCCGGACCTGTACGTGCAGTACTTCCGCGACTTCAAGGCCATGATCGATTCCGGGCAGCCGGTCAACGCCGAGACCATGGCACCGCTGTGGAAGAACTACGCCACCGAGATCTCCAGCGAGTACGCCTCGTGA
- a CDS encoding CapA family protein: protein MRRRLTAALLAGLLPVTACALTGSSDATWHPAGELTLVFGGDAHFHAEVADLLVSPETVLAPVHPLLQGADLALINLETPLTTRGERQDKNYVFRADPVAATSLRAAGIDVVSLANNHTYDWGPDGLTDTIDAVSAQGVGTTGAGRNVEEAYTPWRVTVRGVRVAVFGFDQIDELHGRAAATTDRPGTAMATDVPRAVAAVSRARGDSDLVVVMPHWGVEGNPCPTPVQKDFAARMIEAGADVVVGAHAHVLQGAGRSDDAYVAYGLGNLLFYYHPLYQPFSSRSGLLRLTVHRRQVTNAEFLPLRITRTGQPEPVAGWQAGVAADNFHALRRCAGLG, encoded by the coding sequence GTGAGGCGGCGCCTGACCGCGGCGCTGCTGGCCGGGCTGCTTCCCGTCACCGCCTGCGCCCTGACCGGCAGCTCGGACGCGACGTGGCATCCGGCCGGAGAGCTCACGCTGGTCTTCGGCGGTGACGCGCACTTCCACGCGGAGGTCGCCGACCTGCTGGTCTCACCGGAGACGGTTCTCGCGCCGGTACATCCGCTGCTGCAGGGTGCCGACCTGGCCCTGATCAACCTGGAGACGCCGCTCACCACGAGGGGGGAGCGCCAGGACAAGAACTACGTGTTCCGCGCGGATCCGGTCGCGGCCACGTCGCTGCGGGCGGCCGGGATCGACGTGGTGTCCCTGGCGAACAACCACACGTACGACTGGGGACCGGATGGCCTGACCGACACGATCGACGCGGTGAGCGCGCAGGGCGTGGGCACCACCGGCGCGGGCCGAAATGTCGAGGAGGCGTACACGCCGTGGCGGGTCACGGTTCGTGGCGTGCGCGTCGCGGTCTTCGGGTTCGACCAGATCGACGAGCTGCACGGCCGGGCGGCCGCGACCACGGACCGTCCCGGGACGGCGATGGCGACGGACGTGCCCCGGGCCGTCGCGGCGGTGTCGAGAGCGCGCGGCGACAGCGATCTGGTGGTGGTCATGCCGCACTGGGGCGTGGAGGGCAACCCGTGCCCCACCCCGGTGCAGAAGGACTTCGCCGCGCGGATGATCGAGGCGGGTGCGGACGTCGTCGTCGGCGCGCACGCCCACGTACTGCAGGGCGCGGGCCGGTCCGATGACGCCTACGTCGCGTACGGCCTGGGAAACCTGCTCTTCTACTACCACCCGCTGTACCAGCCGTTCAGCTCCCGCTCCGGGCTGCTGCGGTTGACCGTGCACCGGCGCCAGGTGACGAACGCGGAGTTCCTTCCGCTGCGCATCACCCGGACCGGTCAGCCGGAACCGGTCGCCGGATGGCAGGCCGGAGTCGCGGCCGACAACTTCCACGCCCTCCGCCGGTGCGCGGGGCTGGGCTGA
- a CDS encoding pyridoxamine 5'-phosphate oxidase family protein codes for MTDLHDLITAYRTCEFATLARDGTPILWPTVALPRPDGTFLITTSLGFPQKALNVRRDERVALLFSDPTGSGLERPDQVLVRGTATCPDDVVVDPAGLEPYWRLLYERQPSSRAYLSWPATRLMDWYHMRLLITVTPETTTRRPTFVAGPRPHGDDAPLGADRVRAFPSAVLGAVDAGGAPVLLRTVPLPDGDGYTLHVPAGTAIVPGPAGLLVHGHDEKLSASRNMLLRGTLTGSGDTWRLHPTKLIEPSPSDSPAAVIRLLRTTRRNTRTYLTRRSLPRPRVPWRAYRALAATARDGRHPPMRNDSQ; via the coding sequence GTGACTGACCTCCATGACCTGATCACCGCCTACCGCACGTGCGAGTTCGCCACGCTGGCCAGGGACGGCACGCCGATTCTCTGGCCGACCGTGGCCCTGCCCCGGCCGGACGGCACCTTCCTGATCACCACCTCCCTGGGGTTCCCGCAGAAGGCCCTCAACGTCCGCCGTGACGAGCGCGTCGCGCTGCTCTTCTCGGATCCGACCGGCAGCGGCCTGGAACGCCCCGACCAGGTCCTGGTACGCGGCACCGCGACCTGCCCGGACGATGTCGTGGTGGACCCGGCCGGGCTGGAACCGTACTGGCGGCTGCTGTACGAACGGCAACCGAGCAGTCGCGCGTACCTGTCGTGGCCCGCGACACGGTTGATGGACTGGTACCACATGCGACTGCTGATCACGGTCACGCCGGAGACGACGACGCGCCGCCCGACCTTCGTCGCGGGCCCGCGCCCGCACGGCGACGACGCTCCGCTCGGTGCCGACCGGGTGCGTGCGTTCCCGTCCGCGGTGCTCGGCGCCGTCGACGCCGGCGGAGCGCCGGTCCTGCTGCGCACGGTGCCGTTGCCGGACGGGGACGGCTACACGTTGCACGTGCCGGCCGGCACCGCGATCGTGCCCGGTCCTGCGGGCCTGCTCGTGCACGGCCACGACGAGAAGCTGTCCGCGTCCCGGAACATGCTGCTGCGCGGCACGCTGACCGGGTCCGGGGACACCTGGAGACTGCACCCCACCAAGCTGATCGAGCCGAGTCCGTCGGACTCGCCGGCCGCCGTCATCCGGTTGCTGCGCACGACGCGGCGCAACACGCGCACGTATCTGACACGGCGGAGTCTTCCTCGCCCGCGGGTGCCGTGGCGGGCCTATCGGGCGCTGGCCGCCACGGCGCGCGACGGCCGTCACCCTCCGATGAGGAACGACTCACAGTGA
- a CDS encoding sigma-70 family RNA polymerase sigma factor, which translates to MTAGADKEIETDGRRRPGANADAWLEDLHAVHADPLFWFLLKLAKGERQLAEDQLQETMLRAWRNMDDVPEGRESQRRWLFTVARRVAIDAARARASRLTEVGTMDLTWIPDEVDPTEAVVAGETVRAALPRISAEHRTILVALYIDGLTIGEVAAGLGIAEGTVKSRAHYGLRALRAAIGTVEAE; encoded by the coding sequence GTGACGGCGGGCGCCGACAAGGAGATCGAGACGGACGGCAGGCGACGGCCGGGTGCGAATGCGGACGCGTGGCTGGAGGACCTGCATGCCGTACACGCGGATCCGCTGTTCTGGTTCCTGCTCAAGCTCGCGAAGGGGGAACGGCAGCTGGCCGAGGACCAGTTGCAGGAGACGATGCTGCGGGCGTGGCGGAACATGGACGACGTCCCGGAGGGCCGGGAGAGCCAGCGGCGATGGCTGTTCACGGTGGCCCGGCGGGTCGCGATCGACGCGGCACGTGCGCGGGCGTCCCGGCTGACGGAGGTCGGCACGATGGATCTGACCTGGATCCCGGACGAGGTCGACCCCACCGAGGCGGTCGTGGCGGGTGAGACGGTCCGCGCGGCCCTGCCGAGGATCAGTGCCGAGCACCGCACGATCCTGGTCGCGCTCTACATCGACGGCCTGACCATCGGGGAGGTCGCGGCCGGACTCGGGATCGCGGAGGGCACGGTCAAGTCGCGTGCGCATTACGGCCTGCGGGCGCTGCGTGCCGCCATCGGCACGGTGGAGGCCGAATGA
- a CDS encoding NADP-dependent oxidoreductase, whose protein sequence is MKRLQYDRYGGPEVMRLAEFTPPRPGPDEVLVRVRAAASNALDWKMRNGEMKLMTGRSFPRAMGHDFAGVVQAVGAGVTRLKAGDAVLGAARFRRAGAFADVVTASEKAVVLKPVDLSYEQAAALPTVGVTAYQATVDVRPGQAVFVNGCLGGVGRAAVQFARARGASVAGSCRDTATDEARALGVDPVVGFGFDPAALAARFDLVFDTPGMLPLATARTLLKPGGTILDIVPTPAKMIRSALPGPFRAMMGRPVTADLEEMARTLRLPVARTVPLSEAILALTELERDKHPKRGKLVITMAGS, encoded by the coding sequence GTGAAGCGCCTTCAGTACGACCGCTACGGCGGCCCGGAGGTGATGCGGCTCGCGGAGTTCACGCCACCCCGGCCGGGTCCGGACGAGGTGCTGGTCCGCGTCCGGGCGGCGGCTTCCAACGCGCTGGACTGGAAGATGCGCAACGGCGAGATGAAGCTGATGACCGGTCGCTCCTTCCCCCGCGCGATGGGCCACGACTTCGCCGGAGTCGTGCAGGCGGTCGGTGCCGGCGTCACCCGCCTGAAGGCCGGTGACGCGGTACTCGGCGCGGCCCGGTTCCGCCGGGCCGGGGCGTTCGCCGACGTGGTGACGGCGTCGGAGAAGGCGGTCGTGCTCAAACCCGTGGACCTCTCGTACGAGCAGGCCGCCGCGCTGCCGACCGTGGGCGTGACCGCCTACCAGGCCACGGTGGACGTCCGTCCCGGGCAGGCGGTCTTCGTCAACGGGTGCCTGGGCGGGGTGGGCCGGGCCGCCGTCCAGTTCGCCCGGGCGCGGGGAGCCTCGGTCGCCGGCAGCTGCCGGGACACCGCGACCGACGAGGCCCGCGCGCTCGGCGTCGACCCGGTGGTCGGTTTCGGCTTCGACCCGGCCGCCCTCGCCGCACGGTTCGATCTCGTCTTCGACACACCCGGCATGCTTCCCCTCGCCACGGCCCGAACGCTGCTGAAGCCCGGCGGCACCATCCTCGACATCGTCCCGACCCCGGCCAAAATGATCCGGAGCGCCCTGCCCGGGCCGTTCCGGGCGATGATGGGCCGGCCGGTGACCGCCGACCTGGAGGAGATGGCCAGGACCCTGCGCCTGCCCGTCGCCCGTACGGTCCCGTTGTCCGAGGCGATTCTCGCCCTGACCGAACTGGAGCGCGACAAGCACCCGAAGCGCGGCAAACTGGTCATCACCATGGCCGGAAGCTGA
- a CDS encoding PQQ-binding-like beta-propeller repeat protein yields MRIRNALVVVGMLAGVAAAVPAQAAATPGGWPQTGYGPGHTGYNPSESVINARSVGGLTNRWTVRASLYPEGCEPVPEPPLVWDGRMFLLDSGSISGYDVVSGKKLWTYEATYFDGFGMAVSGGLVLGTERNCFSNSNYDTNVVAIDPRTGKEVWHQLQGYSIETSVADAGVFVVSGYCGVCDDEEHGVTAFRVSDGKPLWRQVSRALAGPVAANGKIVLRDPRNHRIEVVDIRTGDPLVGGVERRVAAASPAGDRFYLFDTAGIAAVDASTLTVRWTVARESGDLITDGRRVFVASANRINAYDANTGRLSWTRALADPSHLIRAGGLLYALSGRKLVILAPATGRSVVSAAAYGTVTDQVVVTGGRLFTTNGATVRAYTP; encoded by the coding sequence ATGCGAATCAGGAACGCGCTCGTCGTCGTGGGGATGCTCGCCGGTGTCGCCGCCGCCGTGCCGGCACAGGCGGCGGCGACACCGGGGGGCTGGCCGCAGACCGGCTACGGCCCCGGGCACACCGGGTACAACCCGTCCGAGTCGGTGATCAACGCGCGCAGCGTCGGCGGGCTCACGAACCGCTGGACCGTGCGGGCGTCGCTGTATCCGGAGGGGTGCGAGCCGGTGCCGGAGCCCCCGCTCGTGTGGGACGGGCGGATGTTCCTCCTCGATTCCGGGTCGATCTCCGGATATGACGTCGTCAGCGGCAAGAAGCTCTGGACGTACGAGGCCACGTACTTCGACGGGTTCGGCATGGCGGTGTCCGGCGGGCTGGTGCTGGGGACCGAGCGCAACTGCTTCTCGAACAGCAACTACGACACCAACGTGGTCGCGATCGACCCGCGGACCGGCAAGGAGGTCTGGCACCAGCTGCAGGGCTACAGCATCGAGACGTCGGTCGCGGACGCCGGCGTCTTCGTGGTCTCCGGGTACTGCGGGGTCTGCGACGACGAGGAGCACGGCGTCACCGCGTTCCGCGTGTCCGACGGCAAGCCCCTGTGGAGGCAGGTCAGCCGGGCGCTCGCCGGCCCGGTCGCCGCGAACGGCAAGATCGTGCTGCGGGATCCGCGCAACCATCGCATCGAGGTCGTCGACATCCGGACCGGTGACCCGCTGGTCGGCGGCGTGGAACGCCGGGTGGCCGCCGCCAGCCCGGCCGGGGACCGGTTCTACCTGTTCGACACCGCCGGGATCGCCGCCGTCGACGCGTCGACGCTGACGGTCAGGTGGACGGTGGCGAGGGAGTCCGGTGACCTCATCACCGACGGGAGACGGGTCTTCGTCGCGTCCGCCAACCGCATCAACGCCTACGACGCGAACACCGGCAGGTTGAGCTGGACGAGGGCGCTCGCCGATCCCAGCCACCTCATCCGCGCCGGCGGTCTCCTCTACGCGCTCTCCGGCCGGAAACTGGTGATCCTCGCTCCGGCCACCGGCCGCTCGGTCGTCTCGGCGGCCGCCTACGGCACCGTGACCGACCAGGTGGTGGTGACCGGCGGCCGCCTCTTCACCACGAACGGCGCCACGGTGCGCGCCTACACACCCTGA
- a CDS encoding MMPL family transporter: MTSLLARVGRACVAHPWRTITGWVLVLATAFTVAGAVGGVPQDNYDVPGLRAQAGTELLRRVFPDTSGTEARVVLHMPGGQPVAEQLAEDVTGRLREVADVGNVGTPRFSDDRDTALIDVRYTAPVTDLGDDIVQRLRDATSAATAAGVQVEFAGQVGEQEKAGGGAGEAIGLLVALVVLLIAFGSVLAAGLPIVSALFGLGAGTALTLLVAAFTDVSTLAPTVATMVGLGVGIDYALLLVTRYAEDVRGGLPPRVAAVTATGTAGRSVLAAGATVLVSLSGLLVSGLPDFRSIGYATALVVLATMAAALTLVPALCALSGQRIVSRRHRTRTSAAAAMPTGSERWARRVARRPVLWGLGALAVLLALGAPMLGMRTWPDDAGSGSVDTTARRAYDLIAAEYGPGAYAPVVVAVDLSTMDPAELPGLGARIAAEPGVAEVSPPLVSEDLTGAMIVVQTDYAPRDERSAEVVTTLRDVVLPDGAEVTGTTALYIDLAGLLAERLWWAIGMVVTLSVTVLVVVFRSILVPLKAALVNLLSVAAAYGVLTAVFQWGWGAGLIGVDRPVPVSTFVPLVLFTVLFGLSMDYEVFLISRIREHWQESGDPVDSMVRGLAATGRTITSAALIMVAVFGGFVAAGDTVTKMIGLGLATAVAVDATVVRLVLVPAAMVLMGRANWWMPRRLGRLLPGRPRTSAYVPQEEDGTPAPVG, from the coding sequence ATGACGTCACTTCTGGCCAGGGTCGGCCGCGCCTGTGTCGCCCACCCCTGGCGAACGATCACCGGCTGGGTTCTCGTGCTGGCCACCGCCTTCACGGTCGCGGGCGCGGTCGGTGGCGTGCCACAGGACAACTACGACGTACCCGGCCTTCGCGCCCAGGCCGGCACCGAGCTGCTGCGGCGGGTCTTCCCCGACACGTCCGGCACCGAGGCGCGGGTCGTGCTGCACATGCCCGGCGGGCAGCCGGTCGCCGAGCAACTGGCCGAGGACGTGACCGGCCGGCTCCGCGAGGTCGCAGACGTCGGGAACGTGGGAACGCCGCGCTTCTCCGACGACCGAGACACCGCGCTCATCGACGTCCGCTACACCGCACCGGTCACCGACCTCGGTGACGACATCGTGCAGCGGCTGCGGGACGCCACCTCGGCCGCGACCGCCGCCGGCGTGCAGGTCGAGTTCGCCGGTCAGGTCGGCGAACAGGAGAAAGCCGGCGGGGGAGCCGGTGAGGCGATCGGCCTCCTCGTCGCCCTCGTCGTGCTGCTGATCGCGTTCGGTTCGGTGCTCGCGGCCGGACTGCCGATCGTCTCCGCGCTGTTCGGTCTGGGTGCCGGCACCGCGCTGACGCTCCTGGTGGCCGCGTTCACCGACGTCAGCACCCTCGCGCCGACCGTGGCCACGATGGTCGGCCTCGGCGTCGGCATCGACTATGCGCTGCTGCTCGTCACGCGGTACGCCGAGGACGTGCGCGGCGGTCTGCCCCCGCGCGTCGCCGCGGTCACCGCGACCGGGACGGCCGGCCGGTCCGTGCTGGCCGCCGGCGCGACCGTGCTGGTGTCACTGTCCGGCCTGCTCGTCTCCGGCCTGCCCGACTTCCGGTCGATCGGCTACGCCACCGCGCTGGTCGTCCTGGCCACCATGGCCGCCGCGCTGACGCTCGTACCCGCCCTGTGCGCCCTGTCCGGACAGCGGATCGTCAGCAGACGGCACCGCACCCGGACATCGGCCGCCGCCGCGATGCCGACCGGGTCGGAGCGGTGGGCACGGCGAGTGGCCCGCCGCCCGGTGCTGTGGGGACTCGGCGCACTGGCCGTCCTGCTGGCGCTGGGTGCCCCGATGCTCGGCATGCGGACCTGGCCGGACGACGCCGGCTCCGGATCGGTCGACACCACGGCACGGCGGGCCTACGACCTCATCGCGGCCGAGTACGGTCCGGGCGCGTACGCACCCGTGGTCGTCGCAGTCGACCTGTCCACCATGGACCCGGCCGAGCTGCCCGGCCTGGGTGCCCGGATCGCCGCCGAGCCGGGCGTCGCCGAGGTGTCCCCGCCGCTGGTCTCCGAGGACCTGACCGGCGCGATGATCGTGGTGCAGACCGACTACGCCCCACGGGACGAGCGCTCGGCCGAGGTCGTCACCACCCTGCGGGACGTCGTGCTGCCCGACGGGGCCGAGGTGACCGGTACGACCGCGCTCTACATCGATCTGGCCGGCCTGCTGGCGGAACGGCTCTGGTGGGCGATCGGCATGGTCGTCACGCTGTCCGTGACCGTGCTCGTCGTGGTCTTCCGGAGCATCCTGGTACCGCTGAAGGCCGCGCTGGTCAACCTGCTCAGCGTGGCCGCCGCCTACGGTGTGCTGACCGCGGTGTTCCAGTGGGGCTGGGGCGCCGGCCTGATCGGCGTGGACCGGCCGGTCCCGGTGTCGACGTTCGTACCCCTGGTGCTCTTCACCGTCCTGTTCGGGCTGTCGATGGACTACGAGGTCTTCCTCATCTCGCGGATCCGGGAGCACTGGCAGGAGTCGGGTGACCCGGTTGACAGCATGGTGCGCGGCCTGGCCGCCACCGGCCGGACCATCACCAGCGCGGCGCTGATCATGGTGGCGGTCTTCGGTGGTTTCGTCGCCGCGGGCGACACGGTGACGAAGATGATCGGCCTCGGGCTGGCCACCGCGGTCGCGGTCGACGCCACCGTGGTCCGGCTGGTGCTGGTGCCCGCCGCGATGGTGTTGATGGGCCGGGCCAACTGGTGGATGCCGCGCCGGCTCGGGCGCCTGCTGCCGGGCCGGCCGCGTACATCCGCGTACGTGCCTCAGGAGGAGGACGGGACGCCGGCGCCGGTCGGCTGA
- a CDS encoding squalene monooxygenase — protein MLLEHLTRARVSAHPRIHIVPDRAVSGLTASAGGHRITGVRAGGEVLPASIVVDAGGRGGQSMRWLAEHGCPPPVETVHIGMTYVSRRYRYDPALLDAPLGVIVPSHPGRPYGGAVGREDADRIVLGLQAMLDAALPADPAEMLTIAGTLPDPALAAVLRHGEPVDEPVRMRFPASVRRRYERARRFPEGYLVTGDALCSVNPIYAQGMTVAALEALSLRDLLRAGPPSALAHRFFRGAARLIDTPWAVATGGDLRFPEVGGNRTLLTRLTGPYLGRYQRAAHSDPVLSAAFRRVTNLIDPPARLLDPSLLLRVARSGGGDTGLPPTRR, from the coding sequence GTGCTGCTGGAGCACCTGACCCGCGCCCGGGTGTCCGCTCACCCGCGGATCCACATCGTCCCCGACCGGGCGGTGTCCGGTCTGACCGCGTCGGCCGGTGGTCATCGGATCACGGGCGTACGCGCCGGCGGTGAGGTCCTGCCCGCGAGCATCGTGGTGGACGCGGGCGGCCGTGGCGGCCAGAGCATGCGGTGGCTGGCCGAACACGGCTGTCCGCCGCCGGTGGAGACCGTGCACATCGGTATGACGTACGTGTCCCGGCGCTACCGGTACGATCCGGCGCTGCTGGACGCTCCGCTCGGCGTCATCGTCCCGTCTCACCCCGGCCGGCCCTACGGCGGTGCCGTCGGCCGTGAGGACGCCGACCGCATCGTGCTCGGCCTGCAGGCCATGCTCGACGCCGCCCTGCCCGCGGACCCCGCCGAGATGCTCACGATCGCCGGCACGCTACCGGACCCGGCCCTCGCCGCCGTACTGCGTCACGGTGAGCCGGTCGACGAGCCGGTACGGATGCGTTTCCCGGCCAGTGTCCGCCGGCGCTACGAGCGAGCGCGCCGCTTCCCCGAGGGATATCTGGTGACCGGCGACGCGCTGTGCTCCGTCAACCCGATCTACGCCCAGGGAATGACCGTCGCGGCGCTGGAGGCGCTGTCACTGCGTGACCTGCTCCGCGCGGGGCCGCCCAGCGCACTCGCCCATCGCTTCTTCCGCGGCGCGGCCCGGCTCATCGACACGCCGTGGGCCGTGGCGACCGGCGGCGACCTGCGCTTTCCCGAGGTCGGTGGCAACCGCACCCTGCTGACCCGGCTCACCGGCCCCTACCTCGGCCGCTACCAACGTGCCGCACACTCCGACCCGGTGCTCAGCGCGGCGTTCCGGCGCGTCACCAACCTGATCGATCCCCCGGCCCGGCTCCTCGATCCTTCGTTGCTGCTGCGTGTCGCCCGGTCCGGCGGAGGTGACACCGGCCTGCCGCCGACCCGCCGTTGA
- a CDS encoding SGNH/GDSL hydrolase family protein — MRRRPSLFAAAVLTVAAVGVLGAAPAGAAAGGFRYVALGDSYSSGVGNPPYSEATCKRSTAAYPVRFAAEQGVRLYSFAACSGATTQSVAGQLKTLGRFTRQVTVTVGGNDVGFGTGVAICLQGTDADCLAAAQASNTTATTVLPGRLDALFASIRAAAPHADVVVAGYPRFFELTDACATAPLNLTRRTVMNAGADVLNGVLADRAGAAGFAFADVRPAFDGHGVCGADPWINGIVADGALHPNAAGHVLGYLPGVREAFRTA; from the coding sequence GTGCGCCGTAGACCATCGCTATTCGCCGCCGCCGTGCTGACCGTGGCCGCCGTGGGAGTCCTCGGTGCGGCACCGGCCGGGGCGGCGGCGGGCGGCTTCCGCTACGTCGCGCTCGGCGACTCGTATTCCTCAGGGGTGGGCAATCCGCCGTACTCCGAGGCCACCTGCAAGCGCAGCACCGCCGCGTACCCGGTCCGGTTCGCCGCGGAGCAGGGTGTCCGGTTGTACTCCTTCGCCGCGTGCAGCGGTGCCACGACGCAGTCGGTCGCCGGCCAGCTGAAGACCCTCGGACGGTTCACCCGGCAGGTGACCGTCACGGTCGGCGGCAACGACGTGGGCTTCGGTACCGGTGTCGCGATCTGCCTGCAGGGTACGGACGCGGACTGCCTCGCCGCGGCCCAGGCCAGCAACACCACCGCTACCACGGTGCTGCCCGGCCGGCTCGACGCGCTGTTCGCCTCGATCCGTGCGGCGGCACCGCACGCCGACGTCGTGGTCGCCGGCTACCCGCGATTCTTCGAGTTGACCGACGCATGCGCGACCGCGCCGCTCAACCTGACCAGGCGCACGGTGATGAACGCGGGGGCGGACGTCCTCAACGGCGTCCTCGCCGACCGCGCCGGCGCGGCCGGGTTCGCGTTCGCGGACGTCCGCCCGGCCTTCGACGGCCACGGGGTGTGCGGCGCCGACCCCTGGATCAACGGCATCGTGGCCGACGGTGCGCTGCACCCGAACGCCGCCGGTCACGTCCTGGGCTACCTGCCCGGCGTGCGGGAGGCGTTCCGGACGGCCTGA